The sequence GGACGTTTTGCTTTAAAAACTGCTAGTTTGCAGAAATATAAGAATATGGTTGATGGTTGGGGTGGCTGGAATTTATTCCAAGAATTGCTAGTGGTAGTGAAAGAAATTGCTGATAAACATTCAGTTAGTATGGCGAATGTGGCGGTTAGATGGGTTTTGGAACAACCTGCGGTGGCTGGGGCGATTGTTGGTGCTAGATTAGGAATAGCGGAACATATTGAAGACAATGTGAGAGTGTTTAATTTTGAGTTGGATGAGGAAGATTATACTAAGTTAGATAGTATTGCGGCAAAATCGCGAGATTTGTTTGAGTTAATTGGTGATTGTGGGGACGAATATCGGAGATAAAATTAACTGAATTAATTAGCGATCGCGCTGAATCAGATTGAGGGTATGATAGGAAGAATGAGAGAATGAGGATGAAAGCGCGATCGCGAAATACCAACTATGAATTCAGCTATTGTTCGCAGTCTTTTTTCTGCTACCAAAGTGGCAGATTATCCTTCACCCTATGATACCTTACATTTGCGGGTAATGTATCCAGCGCAGATGTCTGATAGCGAAGCCACAAAAGATTTAGGTGTTGTTCCCGCTAATAGTGAATTAGCCCCTTTTCCAATCGTAATTTTCTTTAGTGGAGTTAATTGCGCGGCGGATATGTATTTATGGTTAGCAATTGAGTTAGCTAAAAAAGGATTAGTTGTAGTTACTTTTAATTGGGTTGCACAAAATTTACCTGGTGTAACCGCGTTAACTCCGGGAGTTGATTTTGAGAATTGGAAACCTAATGTTTATGGTACATTACCTACAGCTACGGCTTTACCTGCTATTCTTAAAGAATTAGAAAATTTACAAAAAGAAGGTATTTTGGCGGGTAAATTAGACTTAAATAAAGTTATTCTCGGTGGACATTCGGCTGGTGGAAGAGTCGCAATTGAAAACGCGGTATTGAAGTTTTTCCCCTCAGTTATAGGTGCTTTTGCTTACGCCGTACATACCGCAGCACCAGTAATGTTAGGATACGAACCAGAAACAATTTTACCCTTGTCTGGTGACGTGCCAATTTTAATGTTAGGTGGGACAAATGATGGTGTAATTGCCGAAAGTTGTCACCGATATGGGATGAAAGAAAAGAATGCGACTAAATCAGTTATGCGGACATTTCGCGAAGCGATCGCGCGTCAAAACCATGATAGCTATTTAGTGTTATTCGAGCAAGCAAATCATTTCGCGATCGCCGATCCATTCGATTCTACCTCGGCTCGTCCCTTTCTGGAAACAGAAATGTCACCAGAAGCAGCCGCAAAAATTCGCACTCTCATGGCTGCAATTATTAATTTGTTTATTGACGCTTCTTTACTCGGCAAAACCGAGGCTAAAAAACAGCTTGAACAATTATTAGCGAACAACGATTCTTTCTTCGCTTTAGTTGAGCAAAAATAATCAATTTGTGTAAATTTTTAATAGTAAATAAAAGCTACAAAAGTAGAGATTTAATTTGTCAAAATTGTGCTAATATTTGTGCAAATTATAGTGAATCAGTTTAGTCTTATAATATTTTCTGAATAGTAGTTGCACCTGATGCTCGTACTAACCAACAAAGAGCATCCCAAGGAAATGGGAAATCTACGACCTCAACAGCTAGATGAAATACATTATCGCTTTCAACAAACGCATCCCACCAAAACCAGGGGCGTTCTTTTGGTTCCAACCAAGAAATAAATTCACTTATAGTCCACTTTTGTTCCTCAGTAAAAAGCATTTGTGCTTCTG comes from Oscillatoria salina IIICB1 and encodes:
- a CDS encoding alpha/beta hydrolase family protein — encoded protein: MNSAIVRSLFSATKVADYPSPYDTLHLRVMYPAQMSDSEATKDLGVVPANSELAPFPIVIFFSGVNCAADMYLWLAIELAKKGLVVVTFNWVAQNLPGVTALTPGVDFENWKPNVYGTLPTATALPAILKELENLQKEGILAGKLDLNKVILGGHSAGGRVAIENAVLKFFPSVIGAFAYAVHTAAPVMLGYEPETILPLSGDVPILMLGGTNDGVIAESCHRYGMKEKNATKSVMRTFREAIARQNHDSYLVLFEQANHFAIADPFDSTSARPFLETEMSPEAAAKIRTLMAAIINLFIDASLLGKTEAKKQLEQLLANNDSFFALVEQK